One Streptosporangium sp. NBC_01495 DNA window includes the following coding sequences:
- a CDS encoding sensor histidine kinase gives MSEEVRVREGRSRSLAQALEEHLTEWAERTGIIVEIWALPAQDVPPGVARAVLAALGEALANVERHSRARVVSVAVTFGRAGLRMTVSDNGVGFFGEAEGRGVVAMRTHFEQLGGALSVNGVPGEGTTVTGVVPRRD, from the coding sequence GTGTCCGAGGAAGTGCGCGTACGTGAGGGCCGGAGCCGGAGCCTGGCCCAGGCGCTCGAAGAGCATCTCACCGAATGGGCCGAGCGCACTGGGATCATCGTCGAGATCTGGGCCCTGCCCGCCCAGGACGTCCCGCCGGGGGTCGCCAGAGCCGTGCTGGCCGCGCTTGGGGAGGCGCTGGCCAATGTCGAGCGGCACAGCCGTGCCCGCGTCGTCTCCGTCGCCGTCACCTTCGGGCGTGCCGGCCTGCGCATGACGGTGAGTGACAACGGTGTCGGCTTCTTCGGGGAGGCGGAGGGCCGGGGGGTCGTCGCCATGCGCACCCACTTCGAACAGCTCGGCGGTGCGCTCAGCGTCAACGGCGTTCCCGGCGAGGGAACCACCGTCACCGGAGTGGTGCCCCGCCGGGACTAG
- the map gene encoding type I methionyl aminopeptidase, which produces MTTLLQPGRISPLRKVPSHIQRPEYVGRKSPKTGEADVKTPEIIERMRVAGKLAAQALEEVGRHVAPGVTTDELDRIGHEFLCDRGAYPSTLGYRGYPKSLCTSINEVICHGIPDDTVLRDGDIVNIDITAFIGGVHGDTDATFLVGDVDEESRLLVERTREATDRAIRAIAPGRQLNVAGRVIEAYAKRFGYGVVRDFTGHGIGTTFHSGLIVPHYDDPSLAVTLEPGMTFTIEPMLTLGTIDYDIWPDGWTAVTKDRMRTAQFEHTILVTETGHEILTLP; this is translated from the coding sequence ATGACGACACTGCTCCAGCCCGGACGGATCTCTCCCCTCCGCAAGGTGCCCTCTCACATCCAGCGGCCGGAGTACGTCGGGAGGAAATCCCCGAAGACCGGTGAGGCCGACGTCAAAACCCCCGAGATCATCGAGCGCATGCGGGTCGCGGGCAAGCTGGCGGCCCAGGCGCTCGAGGAGGTCGGCAGGCACGTGGCACCCGGCGTCACCACCGACGAGCTCGACCGGATCGGCCACGAGTTCCTCTGCGACCGCGGCGCCTATCCCAGCACGCTCGGCTACCGGGGATATCCCAAGTCGCTGTGCACCTCGATCAACGAGGTGATCTGCCACGGCATCCCGGACGACACCGTGCTGCGCGACGGCGACATCGTCAACATCGACATCACCGCCTTCATCGGCGGCGTGCACGGCGACACCGACGCCACCTTCCTGGTCGGCGACGTGGACGAGGAGTCGCGCCTGCTGGTCGAGCGCACCCGCGAGGCCACCGACCGCGCCATCAGGGCCATCGCCCCCGGCCGCCAGCTCAACGTGGCCGGTCGCGTGATCGAGGCCTACGCCAAGCGGTTCGGCTACGGCGTGGTCCGCGACTTCACCGGCCACGGCATCGGCACCACGTTCCACTCGGGCCTGATCGTCCCCCACTACGACGACCCGTCACTGGCGGTCACGCTGGAGCCGGGCATGACGTTCACGATCGAGCCCATGCTGACGCTCGGCACCATCGACTACGACATCTGGCCCGACGGCTGGACCGCCGTCACCAAGGACCGTATGCGGACCGCGCAGTTCGAGCACACCATCCTGGTGACCGAGACCGGCCACGAGATCCTGACACTTCCCTGA